One Stenotrophomonas maltophilia DNA window includes the following coding sequences:
- a CDS encoding thioredoxin family protein — protein sequence MPFMRDHLSAEPDRSDVETQVGWHLLEFGAPWCGHCQAAQPALQAFVEANDLPHWKVEDGKGRPLGRAFKVKLWPTVVLLHDGEEVARVVRPLDRADLMSLQSALPD from the coding sequence ATGCCGTTCATGCGTGATCACCTGTCGGCGGAGCCCGACCGCTCGGATGTGGAGACGCAGGTCGGCTGGCACCTCCTCGAGTTCGGTGCACCCTGGTGTGGCCATTGCCAGGCCGCGCAGCCCGCATTGCAGGCCTTTGTCGAAGCGAACGATCTGCCGCACTGGAAGGTCGAGGATGGCAAGGGAAGGCCATTGGGGCGAGCGTTCAAGGTGAAGCTGTGGCCGACAGTGGTGCTGCTGCACGATGGAGAAGAGGTTGCCCGGGTAGTAAGGCCGTTGGATCGTGCGGACCTGATGTCGTTGCAGAGCGCGCTTCCCGATTGA